One genomic region from Gemmobacter aquarius encodes:
- a CDS encoding HAD-IIA family hydrolase, with amino-acid sequence MYPHDTETAFARYEAVRPRLPAAIFPATSLHLPTLAEAADHYDGFLLDAFGVLNVGETAIPGAVARMADLRARGKSLTVLTNAASYTRDQILAKYHRLGFDFTASEVVTSRDVAVARLTALAPDARWAAISAAGDSFADIPATVIDAVTNPAAFDSADAILFLSTARWTDALQARLAGALARNPRPLVIANPDLVAPREDGLSLEPGLYAHALLDALPLETHWFGKPFPDAFHEAIARAGHPAHRLAMVGDTLHTDTLGGAAAGCGTVLVARHGLFKGHDVAPYITRSGVVPDIIVETT; translated from the coding sequence ATGTACCCGCACGACACCGAAACCGCCTTCGCCCGCTACGAGGCGGTCCGCCCCCGCCTTCCCGCCGCCATCTTCCCCGCAACCTCGCTGCATCTGCCGACATTGGCAGAGGCCGCCGACCATTACGACGGCTTCCTTCTTGATGCCTTCGGCGTGCTCAACGTCGGCGAAACCGCGATCCCCGGCGCTGTCGCCCGCATGGCCGACCTGCGCGCGCGCGGCAAAAGCCTGACCGTCCTGACCAATGCCGCCAGCTACACCCGCGACCAGATCCTCGCGAAATACCACCGCCTCGGCTTCGACTTCACCGCCTCCGAGGTCGTCACCTCGCGCGATGTCGCGGTCGCCCGCCTGACCGCCCTCGCACCCGATGCCCGCTGGGCCGCGATCTCGGCGGCAGGCGACAGCTTCGCGGACATCCCCGCCACCGTCATCGACGCCGTAACCAACCCCGCCGCCTTCGACAGCGCCGATGCGATACTCTTCCTGTCCACCGCCCGCTGGACCGATGCGCTGCAAGCCCGCCTCGCCGGGGCGCTGGCCAGAAACCCCCGCCCCCTCGTCATCGCCAACCCCGACCTCGTCGCCCCGCGCGAAGACGGCCTCTCGCTCGAGCCGGGCCTTTATGCCCACGCCCTGCTCGATGCCCTCCCGCTCGAAACCCACTGGTTCGGCAAACCCTTCCCCGATGCGTTCCACGAAGCCATCGCCCGCGCAGGCCATCCCGCCCACCGCCTCGCCATGGTGGGCGACACGCTCCACACCGACACGCTCGGCGGCGCCGCCGCAGGCTGCGGCACGGTGCTCGTCGCCCGTCACGGCCTTTTCAAGGGCCATGATGTAGCGCCCTACATCACCCGCTCGGGGGTCGTCCCGGATATCATCGTCGAAACCACCTGA
- a CDS encoding nucleoside deaminase yields MEFRSFMDVALNEAQAAAARGEVPVGAVVVRGGVVVARAGNRTRELCDPTAHAEVLAIRAACAALGSERLVGHDLYVTLEPCPMCAAAISAARIGRLYYGAGDPKSGGVAVGARVFSHPQCHHVPEVYDGIAAGEAEALLRGFFAGRR; encoded by the coding sequence ATGGAATTCCGGTCTTTCATGGATGTGGCGCTGAACGAGGCGCAGGCGGCGGCGGCGCGGGGCGAGGTGCCGGTGGGCGCTGTGGTCGTGCGGGGTGGCGTGGTCGTGGCCCGTGCGGGGAACCGGACGCGCGAGTTGTGCGATCCGACGGCCCATGCCGAGGTGCTGGCGATACGCGCGGCCTGTGCGGCGCTGGGGTCGGAGCGGTTGGTGGGGCATGACCTTTACGTGACACTGGAGCCTTGCCCGATGTGCGCGGCGGCAATCTCGGCGGCGCGGATCGGGCGGCTTTACTATGGCGCGGGCGATCCTAAATCGGGCGGCGTGGCGGTGGGCGCGCGGGTATTTTCGCATCCCCAATGCCACCATGTTCCCGAGGTTTATGACGGCATCGCGGCGGGCGAGGCCGAGGCCTTGTTGCGCGGGTTCTTTGCAGGGCGGCGCTGA
- a CDS encoding nucleotidyltransferase family protein — MMRRIAATRHFPRLGWAWPRGDLDLLLRAAAHSDAAEARAAFGVWLADRVLDDATFRDHRLLAGIAARFGRAGLADLPAYPRLAGLQRQLWTRSRMAFADNLPALARLAERGVTVMLLKGGARIAAHPEAMGARLAHDLDILVPAGQVGLAIDTLHGQGWRPTTGESLFALRARAGHLRSVNFQAGRFGDIDLHRLAMGRDSQGVDAALWQGACSGAVLGQPVLYPDPAGLLATSLWHSGLDAHVHSDWIVDCAATIAKGGVDWDRALWLIGAGGGSLPALIALSYVAGPLGGAVPEAVLSALAQASPAGIARVPVMLEARPRSQWSVPVRLARGLVKQVRLARERRFDEGERPLRLRYGGRGEGAGEAGLDLLLGRIAEGVGRIRLELELAVVLPDRPRRLCLELHTATGHVARLRYTSALRPKGAVRLRLAATLALPEGAAGPLWLASRPARHLRPTATEAERESYAALPVAAVRVILTPLP; from the coding sequence ATGATGCGGCGTATCGCTGCCACGCGGCACTTTCCGCGCCTTGGCTGGGCGTGGCCGAGGGGCGATCTTGACCTGCTCTTGCGGGCTGCGGCCCATAGCGATGCGGCCGAGGCGCGGGCGGCGTTCGGGGTCTGGCTGGCTGACCGCGTGCTGGACGATGCCACGTTTCGCGACCACCGTTTGCTGGCAGGGATTGCGGCGCGGTTCGGGCGTGCGGGGTTGGCCGATCTGCCCGCCTATCCGCGTCTGGCGGGTTTGCAGCGGCAATTGTGGACGCGGTCGCGCATGGCCTTTGCCGACAACCTGCCCGCTTTGGCGCGGCTGGCCGAGCGCGGGGTTACGGTGATGCTGCTGAAGGGGGGCGCAAGGATCGCGGCCCATCCCGAGGCGATGGGGGCGCGGCTGGCGCATGACCTCGACATTCTTGTGCCTGCGGGGCAGGTCGGCCTGGCGATCGATACGCTTCACGGTCAGGGCTGGCGGCCCACGACCGGCGAAAGCCTGTTTGCGCTGCGGGCGCGGGCGGGGCATCTGCGGTCGGTCAACTTTCAGGCGGGGCGGTTCGGGGACATCGATCTGCACCGTCTGGCGATGGGGCGGGACAGCCAAGGCGTCGATGCGGCGCTGTGGCAGGGGGCGTGCAGCGGGGCCGTTCTGGGCCAGCCCGTGCTGTACCCCGACCCCGCCGGACTGCTTGCGACATCGCTTTGGCACAGCGGGCTGGACGCGCATGTGCACAGCGACTGGATCGTGGATTGCGCCGCGACGATTGCGAAGGGCGGGGTGGATTGGGACCGGGCGCTGTGGCTGATCGGGGCCGGGGGCGGCAGCTTGCCCGCGCTGATCGCGCTGAGCTATGTGGCCGGGCCTTTGGGCGGCGCTGTGCCCGAGGCGGTGCTTTCTGCCTTGGCGCAGGCGTCGCCTGCGGGGATCGCGCGGGTGCCCGTGATGCTCGAGGCGCGGCCCAGAAGCCAGTGGTCGGTGCCGGTCAGGCTGGCGCGCGGGCTGGTCAAGCAGGTGCGGCTTGCCCGCGAGCGCCGATTTGACGAGGGGGAGCGGCCCTTGCGCCTGCGCTACGGCGGGCGGGGAGAAGGGGCGGGCGAGGCGGGGCTGGACCTGCTGCTGGGCCGGATTGCCGAAGGGGTGGGGCGCATCCGGCTGGAGCTGGAGTTGGCGGTGGTGCTGCCTGACCGGCCGCGGCGGTTATGTCTGGAGTTGCATACCGCCACGGGGCATGTGGCGCGCCTGCGTTATACGTCTGCGCTGCGGCCCAAGGGGGCGGTGCGGTTGCGTCTGGCGGCGACACTCGCGCTGCCCGAAGGGGCTGCGGGGCCGTTGTGGCTGGCAAGCCGTCCTGCCCGGCATTTGCGGCCCACTGCGACGGAAGCTGAACGCGAGAGTTACGCGGCGCTGCCCGTGGCTGCCGTTCGGGTGATTTTGACGCCGTTGCCCTGA
- a CDS encoding glycosyltransferase family A protein has protein sequence MEYSVVIPAWNAASTLLQTIASARAQTVPPRRIVVVDDGSTDATAEVAAGAGAVLIRQANAGPGSACMAGIAATDTPLVALLDADDLWFPDKMERQIAVLLARPEVEIVSGAVRTFASDDPLHRPMVQSGMLRPTLVIRRGVFDRIGPIEDMPGLRGDMLDWLARFRHAGLCAEELPDVVALRRVHRGSLSFGRDALRDRGYIEVARRALMRRRAMAEGGGGT, from the coding sequence ATGGAGTATTCGGTCGTCATTCCGGCGTGGAACGCGGCAAGCACCTTGTTGCAGACCATCGCCTCGGCCCGCGCGCAAACCGTGCCGCCGCGCCGGATCGTGGTGGTGGATGACGGATCGACCGACGCGACGGCCGAGGTGGCGGCGGGCGCCGGTGCGGTGCTGATCCGTCAGGCCAATGCGGGGCCGGGTTCGGCCTGCATGGCAGGGATCGCTGCGACCGATACGCCGCTGGTGGCGCTGCTGGACGCGGACGATCTTTGGTTTCCCGACAAGATGGAGCGCCAGATCGCGGTGCTTCTGGCGCGGCCGGAGGTCGAGATCGTCTCGGGGGCTGTCAGGACATTTGCTTCGGATGACCCGCTGCACCGGCCCATGGTGCAAAGCGGGATGTTGCGCCCGACGCTGGTGATACGGCGCGGGGTGTTTGACCGGATCGGGCCGATCGAGGACATGCCGGGGTTGCGGGGGGATATGCTCGACTGGCTGGCGCGGTTTCGCCACGCCGGGCTTTGTGCCGAAGAGCTGCCCGATGTGGTGGCGCTGCGCCGCGTGCATCGCGGGTCGCTGTCCTTTGGCCGCGATGCGCTGCGCGACCGTGGCTATATCGAGGTCGCCCGACGCGCCTTGATGCGACGGCGGGCGATGGCAGAAGGCGGGGGCGGGACATGA
- a CDS encoding glycosyltransferase: MRTAVIIPTYNRAAFLPHAIGSVLRQGAVDEIDVIVVDDGSQDGTPAVLAALARDHANLLVVRQANAGVAAARNAGLAALTARHDLVSFLDSDDVMPAGRIAADAAVLRDRPELDLTYGRMLLVDALDYARLAPTEGARRADVVGISLSAALMRRRVIERVGRVDESFRQAEDTDYLLRVFEAGLRFEQTATVCVYYLQHGANMTRDLAEVRRYFVRALHLSVRRRAADPALRLVKPDFALAP, translated from the coding sequence ATGAGGACGGCGGTCATCATCCCGACTTACAACCGCGCGGCGTTCTTGCCGCATGCGATCGGGTCGGTCTTGCGGCAGGGGGCCGTGGACGAGATCGATGTGATCGTGGTCGATGACGGGTCGCAGGACGGGACGCCCGCAGTCTTGGCCGCGCTGGCACGGGATCATGCCAATCTGCTGGTGGTGCGGCAGGCCAATGCGGGGGTTGCGGCGGCGCGCAATGCGGGGCTTGCGGCGCTGACGGCGCGGCATGATCTGGTGAGCTTCCTCGATTCCGACGATGTGATGCCCGCGGGGCGGATCGCGGCGGATGCGGCGGTGCTGCGGGACCGGCCCGAGCTTGATCTGACCTATGGGCGGATGCTGCTTGTGGACGCTTTGGATTACGCGCGGCTTGCGCCGACCGAGGGGGCGCGGCGGGCCGATGTGGTGGGGATCAGCCTGTCGGCCGCCCTGATGCGGCGGCGCGTGATCGAGCGTGTCGGCAGGGTGGACGAGAGTTTCCGGCAGGCCGAGGATACCGATTACCTGCTGCGCGTCTTTGAGGCGGGACTCCGGTTCGAGCAGACCGCGACGGTTTGCGTCTATTACTTGCAGCACGGCGCGAACATGACCCGCGACCTTGCCGAGGTGCGGCGCTATTTCGTGCGGGCGCTGCATCTTTCGGTCAGGCGGCGGGCGGCCGATCCGGCGTTGCGGTTGGTCAAGCCCGATTTCGCGCTGGCCCCCTGA
- a CDS encoding serine kinase, with translation MVQALRFRDIAQGIADYLAQFDAVFAGLPERLAFDAGGVRFSVASNLPGWLEGAAPLLQGAGQGCGEAVRIAVVDAASPFRGLRWADAFYHAREVEMALEPTPFRLVYMPEYGFWQVYDRAARVGVQWMETPGSRPPWDGGAPLRAFLHWALAGADRGLVHAGTLACGDAGVLLAGAGGSGKSGTVIAGVLAGLATVGDDYVLAALDAGPVAMPVFNTLKQDPAGFGRLGLGRYLDPAPPLNWQEKHQFTLRALTGAGMPARIGLRAILLPKVAGVGPSRLAPATPREAFLALAPSSLSQNTGERGGSVAFIARLTRMLPCHVLHLGPDPVEVAGFLREFIEGGAA, from the coding sequence ATGGTGCAGGCGCTGCGGTTCCGCGACATTGCCCAAGGGATCGCGGACTATCTGGCGCAGTTCGATGCAGTTTTTGCCGGGCTGCCGGAGCGTCTGGCTTTCGATGCCGGCGGGGTGCGTTTTTCGGTGGCTTCGAACCTGCCCGGCTGGCTGGAGGGGGCCGCGCCACTGCTGCAAGGCGCGGGGCAGGGCTGCGGGGAAGCGGTGCGGATTGCGGTGGTGGACGCGGCATCGCCGTTTCGGGGGCTGCGCTGGGCCGACGCGTTCTACCATGCGCGCGAGGTCGAGATGGCGCTGGAGCCTACGCCGTTCCGGCTGGTTTACATGCCGGAATACGGGTTCTGGCAGGTCTATGACCGCGCGGCCCGTGTCGGGGTGCAGTGGATGGAGACGCCCGGGTCGCGGCCGCCGTGGGACGGGGGCGCGCCGCTGCGGGCGTTTTTGCACTGGGCGCTTGCCGGTGCGGACCGCGGGTTGGTGCATGCCGGAACGCTGGCGTGCGGGGATGCAGGCGTGCTTTTGGCCGGTGCGGGCGGGTCGGGGAAATCGGGTACGGTGATTGCGGGGGTGCTGGCGGGGCTTGCGACGGTCGGGGACGATTACGTGCTGGCGGCGCTTGATGCGGGGCCGGTGGCGATGCCGGTTTTCAACACGCTCAAGCAGGATCCCGCGGGGTTCGGGCGGCTTGGTCTTGGCCGGTATCTCGACCCTGCGCCGCCGCTGAACTGGCAGGAAAAGCACCAGTTCACGCTGCGCGCGCTGACGGGGGCGGGGATGCCTGCGCGGATCGGGTTGCGGGCGATCCTTTTGCCGAAGGTGGCAGGGGTCGGACCAAGCCGTCTGGCACCTGCCACGCCGCGCGAGGCGTTTCTGGCGCTGGCGCCTTCGAGCCTGTCGCAGAACACGGGCGAGCGGGGCGGGTCGGTGGCCTTTATCGCGCGGCTGACGCGGATGTTGCCGTGCCATGTGCTGCATCTGGGGCCTGATCCGGTGGAAGTGGCCGGTTTCCTGCGGGAGTTCATCGAAGGCGGCGCGGCATGA
- a CDS encoding PqqD family protein, giving the protein MTGRYAAASRDIISEDFDGDAVVLNLASGQYFGMNGAASAVWSLLMAGVGSAQIAAGMRDAAGLAPFLERLVALGLIAPSAETAENMGAGDAARLAALAEAPVVDVFDDLSDLILADPIHDVDADMGWPHSPAPAADASRG; this is encoded by the coding sequence ATGACCGGACGGTACGCAGCGGCAAGCCGGGATATCATTTCCGAGGATTTCGACGGGGACGCAGTGGTTCTGAATCTGGCCTCGGGGCAGTATTTCGGGATGAACGGGGCGGCGTCGGCGGTGTGGTCGCTGCTGATGGCGGGGGTCGGCAGCGCGCAGATCGCGGCGGGGATGCGCGACGCGGCGGGGCTTGCGCCGTTCCTTGAGCGGTTGGTCGCGTTGGGTCTGATCGCGCCGAGTGCCGAGACGGCTGAGAACATGGGTGCCGGCGATGCGGCGAGGCTTGCGGCTTTGGCCGAAGCGCCGGTCGTGGATGTGTTCGACGATCTTTCGGATTTGATCCTTGCCGATCCTATCCATGATGTGGATGCCGACATGGGCTGGCCCCATAGTCCGGCCCCTGCGGCGGATGCGTCGCGGGGCTGA
- a CDS encoding response regulator transcription factor, with translation MKKELKVLVADDHRLIVDMMEVFLTTEGDFKVQTANTLARAIDIATADPDFDVILLDLDMPGMNGLTGFERMIAAAPDTAVVLFSGNVRLEALEKVMRLGVRGYIPKTLATKSLISAIRFVAAGETYYPADMLRTMVAPRQDSPASKLSGRECDVLRELVSGSTNKEISSRIGVPETTVKMCVRSVCQKLEVSNRTQAAMAAVARGLV, from the coding sequence ATGAAAAAGGAACTCAAGGTTCTGGTCGCCGACGACCATCGTCTCATTGTCGACATGATGGAAGTATTTCTGACAACCGAAGGCGATTTCAAAGTCCAGACCGCGAACACTTTGGCACGTGCGATCGATATCGCCACGGCCGACCCTGACTTCGACGTAATCCTGCTCGATCTTGACATGCCGGGAATGAATGGCCTGACCGGTTTCGAACGCATGATTGCGGCGGCACCGGATACCGCCGTCGTTCTGTTTTCGGGCAACGTCCGCCTCGAAGCGCTGGAAAAGGTGATGCGTCTCGGCGTCCGCGGCTACATTCCCAAGACCTTGGCCACCAAATCCCTTATCAGTGCGATCCGCTTCGTCGCGGCGGGCGAGACATACTACCCTGCCGATATGCTGCGAACGATGGTCGCGCCGCGGCAGGACTCCCCCGCGTCAAAGCTGTCCGGGCGCGAATGTGATGTGCTGCGCGAACTGGTCTCGGGGTCGACGAACAAGGAAATCTCGTCGCGCATAGGCGTTCCGGAAACGACCGTCAAAATGTGCGTCCGGTCGGTCTGCCAGAAGCTCGAGGTGTCGAACCGCACGCAGGCCGCCATGGCCGCCGTAGCGCGAGGTCTGGTCTAG
- a CDS encoding VOC family protein, translated as MSTAAAPFEIGTVRLVVNDLAKVADFYISALGLEKLGGDGSHARLGVGGRTLVELIADPAARRSSKREAGLFHTAFLLPARADLGAWVHHAFDRRLQVQGASDHLVSEALYLADPEGNGIEIYTDRPRERWTGADGKIKMSTDPLDIDDLAAAARGPWRGAPEGTVVGHIHLQVGDVAQAEAFYRDRLGFPVMAHYPGAAFYGSGGYHHHIATNVWSSRGAGARTYGTGLAGFSILADSPPAETEVTDPWGMAITFEPKVAA; from the coding sequence ATGTCTACCGCCGCCGCGCCCTTCGAGATCGGCACTGTCCGTCTTGTCGTCAATGATCTGGCCAAGGTCGCCGATTTCTACATCTCTGCCCTTGGTCTGGAAAAGCTGGGGGGCGATGGCAGCCATGCCCGCCTTGGCGTAGGCGGCAGGACGCTGGTCGAGCTGATCGCCGACCCTGCCGCGCGCCGGAGTTCGAAGCGCGAGGCGGGACTGTTCCACACCGCTTTTCTGTTGCCTGCGCGTGCCGATCTGGGGGCGTGGGTGCACCATGCCTTTGACCGCCGCTTGCAGGTGCAGGGGGCATCGGACCATCTGGTGAGCGAGGCGCTTTATCTGGCCGATCCGGAGGGTAATGGCATCGAGATCTACACCGACCGCCCGCGTGAGCGCTGGACCGGGGCGGATGGCAAGATCAAGATGTCGACCGACCCGCTGGATATCGACGATCTTGCCGCGGCAGCCCGTGGCCCGTGGCGGGGCGCGCCCGAAGGCACGGTGGTCGGGCATATCCATTTGCAGGTCGGAGATGTCGCGCAGGCCGAGGCGTTTTACCGCGACCGGCTCGGGTTTCCGGTGATGGCGCATTATCCGGGCGCGGCGTTCTACGGGTCGGGCGGGTATCACCACCACATCGCGACCAACGTGTGGAGCAGCCGGGGGGCGGGGGCGCGCACCTATGGCACGGGTCTTGCGGGATTTAGCATCCTTGCCGACAGCCCGCCCGCCGAGACCGAGGTGACCGATCCTTGGGGTATGGCGATCACGTTCGAGCCGAAGGTCGCAGCTTGA
- a CDS encoding DoxX family protein — protein MTTASLSTSSASNADLAATLLRVTSGVWFLLHAGLKIFVFTPAGTAGFFESIGLPGPLAYLVIAAELLGGLALIAGFKTRIVALGLSVVLLGSIYTPHFAAGFFFSNPNGGWEFPAFWAITLWALALLGDGAYALGKSAR, from the coding sequence ATGACCACCGCTTCGCTTTCCACGTCTTCCGCCTCGAACGCCGATCTTGCCGCCACGCTGTTGCGCGTGACCTCGGGGGTCTGGTTCCTGCTGCATGCAGGGCTGAAGATCTTTGTCTTCACACCCGCAGGCACCGCAGGGTTTTTCGAGTCGATCGGGCTTCCCGGACCGCTTGCCTATCTGGTGATCGCGGCTGAACTGCTTGGCGGGCTTGCGCTGATCGCGGGCTTCAAGACCCGCATCGTCGCGCTTGGCCTGTCGGTCGTGCTGCTCGGGTCGATCTATACCCCGCATTTCGCCGCCGGCTTCTTCTTTTCGAACCCGAACGGCGGCTGGGAATTCCCTGCTTTCTGGGCGATCACCCTTTGGGCTTTGGCCCTGCTGGGGGATGGCGCCTATGCTTTGGGCAAATCTGCCCGCTGA
- a CDS encoding LysR family transcriptional regulator: MDRLDCDRMFVAVMETGSFSGAARRLGTSSGQASKLVSRLEADLGVRLLNRTTRALAPTEVGQAYFDRLRGLLEDFDSLDALVKSRSSAPRGVLKLTAPLTFGIVQLVPALNDFAVAYPDIALDVSFSDRVVNLVDEGFDAAIRAGRPVDSSLIARKLCGMRIVTVASPDYLARRGVPVHPRDLAAHDCIIDSNYRDPLQWRFDTPAGTVSVPLQGRLRYSNAEACLLAAESGLGIANVPDFVVAESLAAGRTTALFADLAQDFGGIYVVYPPGRHLAAKVRVLVDFLTARYRG, encoded by the coding sequence ATGGACCGGCTCGACTGCGACCGTATGTTCGTCGCCGTGATGGAGACGGGCAGTTTTTCCGGTGCCGCGCGGCGGCTTGGCACATCGTCGGGGCAGGCCTCGAAACTGGTGTCGCGGCTGGAAGCCGACCTTGGGGTGCGGCTGTTGAACCGCACGACGCGCGCGCTTGCGCCGACCGAGGTGGGGCAGGCCTATTTCGACCGGTTGCGGGGGCTTCTGGAAGATTTCGACAGTCTCGACGCGCTGGTCAAAAGCCGCAGCTCTGCTCCGCGTGGCGTGCTGAAGCTGACTGCGCCGCTGACCTTTGGCATCGTCCAGCTTGTGCCTGCGCTGAATGATTTTGCGGTGGCCTATCCGGATATCGCATTGGATGTAAGTTTTTCCGACCGCGTGGTGAACCTGGTGGACGAGGGTTTCGATGCGGCGATACGGGCGGGGCGCCCGGTCGATTCCAGTCTGATCGCCAGAAAGCTGTGCGGCATGCGAATCGTGACCGTCGCGTCGCCGGATTATCTGGCGCGTCGTGGCGTGCCGGTGCATCCGCGTGACCTTGCCGCGCATGATTGCATCATCGACTCGAATTATCGCGACCCGCTGCAATGGCGGTTCGACACGCCCGCCGGAACGGTGAGCGTACCGCTGCAGGGGCGCTTGCGCTATTCCAATGCCGAAGCCTGCCTGCTGGCCGCCGAGTCCGGTCTGGGCATCGCCAATGTTCCCGATTTCGTCGTGGCCGAGAGCCTTGCCGCGGGCCGCACCACGGCGCTGTTTGCCGATCTGGCGCAGGATTTCGGCGGCATCTATGTGGTCTATCCGCCCGGACGCCACCTTGCCGCGAAGGTGCGGGTGTTGGTCGATTTTCTGACCGCCCGCTACCGTGGCTAG
- the rimO gene encoding 30S ribosomal protein S12 methylthiotransferase RimO: MTQNPPNLRPDLARAAVPDTRRAGQPTIGMVSLGCPKALVDSERILTRLRAEGYAISPDYRGADAVIVNTCGFLDSAKAESLEAIGEALVENGRVIVTGCLGAEPDYITGAHPRVLAVTGPHQYESVLDAVHKAVPPSPDPFIDLLPATGVSLTPRHYSYLKISEGCNHACKFCIIPDMRGKLVSRPAHAVLREAEKLVEAGVRELLVISQDTSAYGLDRRHDLSPWKGGEVRAHITDLARELGRLGAWVRLHYVYPYPHVRDLIPLMAEGLVLPYLDIPFQHAHPDTLRRMARPAAAAKTLDEIAAWRAQCPDITLRSTFIVGYPGETEAEFQTLLDWLDEAQLDRVGCFKYENVAGARSNALPDHVAEEVKQERFERFMEKAQAISQAKLEAKVGRTLQVIVDEVDGEGATCRTMADAPEIDGNLFIDEDFETLMPGDILAVTVEEASDYDLWGRRV; the protein is encoded by the coding sequence ATGACCCAGAACCCGCCGAACCTTCGCCCCGATCTTGCGCGCGCAGCGGTGCCCGACACGCGCCGTGCCGGACAGCCGACCATCGGCATGGTGTCGCTTGGTTGTCCCAAGGCGCTGGTGGACAGCGAACGCATCCTGACGCGCCTGCGGGCCGAGGGGTATGCGATCAGCCCCGATTACAGGGGCGCGGATGCGGTCATCGTAAACACCTGCGGTTTTCTCGACAGTGCCAAGGCCGAAAGTCTGGAAGCCATCGGCGAGGCCTTGGTTGAAAACGGGCGGGTGATCGTCACGGGCTGTCTGGGGGCCGAGCCGGATTACATCACTGGCGCGCATCCGCGCGTGTTGGCCGTGACCGGACCGCATCAATACGAATCCGTGCTCGATGCCGTGCACAAGGCCGTGCCGCCGTCGCCCGATCCGTTCATCGATCTTTTGCCCGCGACGGGCGTTTCGCTGACGCCGCGGCATTACAGTTATCTGAAGATTTCCGAGGGCTGCAATCACGCCTGCAAGTTCTGCATCATTCCCGACATGCGCGGCAAACTGGTCAGCCGTCCGGCCCATGCCGTGCTGCGCGAGGCGGAAAAGCTGGTCGAAGCGGGCGTGCGCGAGTTGCTGGTGATTTCGCAGGACACCTCGGCCTATGGATTGGACCGCCGCCATGACCTTTCGCCTTGGAAGGGCGGCGAGGTGCGGGCGCATATCACCGATCTGGCGCGCGAGCTGGGGCGGTTGGGGGCCTGGGTGCGGTTGCATTACGTCTATCCCTATCCGCATGTGCGCGACCTGATTCCGCTGATGGCGGAAGGGTTGGTGCTGCCTTACCTCGACATTCCGTTCCAGCATGCCCACCCCGACACGCTGCGCCGCATGGCGCGGCCTGCCGCTGCGGCCAAGACGCTGGACGAGATCGCCGCGTGGCGGGCGCAATGCCCCGATATCACGCTGCGCTCGACCTTTATCGTGGGCTACCCCGGCGAGACGGAAGCCGAGTTCCAGACGCTGCTCGACTGGCTGGACGAGGCGCAACTCGACCGGGTCGGCTGCTTCAAATACGAGAATGTCGCCGGGGCGCGGTCGAACGCGCTGCCCGACCATGTGGCGGAAGAGGTCAAGCAAGAGCGGTTCGAGCGTTTCATGGAAAAGGCGCAGGCGATTTCGCAGGCCAAGCTGGAAGCCAAGGTCGGTCGCACCTTGCAGGTGATCGTGGACGAGGTGGACGGCGAAGGCGCCACCTGCCGCACCATGGCCGACGCGCCCGAGATCGACGGCAACCTGTTCATCGACGAGGATTTCGAGACCCTGATGCCCGGTGACATTTTGGCTGTCACGGTCGAGGAAGCCAGCGATTACGACCTGTGGGGCCGCCGCGTCTGA
- a CDS encoding DUF2948 family protein — MTDARFEDGEDAPLKLLAQGADDLPVISALVQDAVLQAPDMTWQQAKRRFACLLNRFRWEDRAAAETAGRRYERARALLVVDGVTAVRSFGFDRKDKDLVLSVLSLGWTAGMDGAGKLTLVLAGDGAVEIEVEALDLTLQDVTRPYLAPSGKAPDHGL; from the coding sequence ATGACGGATGCACGCTTTGAAGATGGCGAGGACGCGCCGCTGAAACTGCTGGCGCAGGGGGCCGATGACCTGCCGGTGATATCGGCGCTGGTGCAGGACGCGGTGCTGCAGGCGCCCGACATGACGTGGCAGCAGGCCAAGCGACGCTTTGCCTGCTTGCTGAACCGTTTCCGCTGGGAAGACCGCGCCGCCGCCGAAACCGCGGGGCGCCGCTACGAACGGGCGCGTGCGCTGCTGGTCGTGGATGGTGTCACGGCGGTGCGCTCTTTCGGGTTCGACCGGAAGGACAAGGATCTTGTGTTGTCCGTCCTGTCGCTTGGCTGGACGGCGGGGATGGATGGCGCGGGGAAGCTGACACTTGTCCTTGCCGGAGACGGCGCGGTGGAGATCGAGGTCGAGGCGCTGGATCTGACCTTGCAGGACGTGACCCGCCCCTACCTCGCCCCGTCGGGCAAGGCGCCCGACCACGGGCTCTGA